From the Calonectris borealis chromosome 4, bCalBor7.hap1.2, whole genome shotgun sequence genome, one window contains:
- the MAVS gene encoding mitochondrial antiviral-signaling protein isoform X1, translating to MGFAEDKVYDYILKNLKNFKNIRVASLADSLSCLTDADRDELHAREEMRGSQATVYRFYQHLKCRQGWVPDLIDALRHNNAGHLADELQHVYDSWQARSPAPAAASIPPAASDARPAVSSIGAQMPSPGPNPAPGAPFAEQPRRDLPISGRPPLLPGAATATSTDLDARAPVQESVSELPKNLLEQESPRPSPPGSTVCDGVSDGHGREGHLLRPIEAAQAAAGTPGAPSVAVPSAAPPEWGRDWLSRQQHPVCVDNGCFGNANHLHRGAPGLGLGRSRTPRDAGSARSPEQPRNEPEEDFYVSTESPPRLEETARSRGPQPPDSLQKKQAVPGSEHGEPPGSFVDVRSPLLIQQQFDAEQKRVGMLQEQGGDGDTWMETTTLVATPTPRDAPPSCDTSVKPPVQEKNLPTGETASSTPSVLTKEKVLPASADPHLTVAGSSEGTSGRTASRVGSATSIWASCSNVERDVELSKPGVLLSMAGESPEAAGRCPSSQGPSGPYSRASNSLTFSSDPLLVSTDSSSSGEALSRVSLGCPAPAACEDPGGEEAAGGASRDSHPPPSWDSTSLGTHEVHVDHHPSTQLGAGSDLQDGAGALGNSPVFDFSRGRGTATSSSPAKVPPGDSNGPSLPYIIPAVGIALISAVAFLVYARFQK from the exons ATGGGTTTTGCCGAAGACAAAGTCTACGACTACATTTTGAAAAACCTCAAGAATTTCAAGAACATCCGTGTGGCATCGCTGGCCGATTCCCTGAGCTGCCTGACCGATGCCGACAGA GATGAACTTCACGCCCGGGAGGAAATGCGGGGGAGCCAGGCGACCGTCTATAGGTTTTATCAGCACCTGAAGTgccggcagggctgggtgccggATCTCATCGACGCGCTGCGCCACAACAACGCGGGGCACCTGGCCGACGAGCTGCAGCACGTATATGACTCCTGGCAAGCCC GTTCCCCAGCTCCCGctgctgcctccatccctcctgcagccagcGATGCCCGTCCTGCCGTCTCCTCCATCGGTGCCCAGATGCCGTCCCCAGGGCCGAACCCTGCTCCGGGCGCTCCGTTCGCTGAGCAGCCGCGCCGAGACCTGCCCATCAGCGGACGTCCACCTCTCCTGCCCGGTGCTGCCACCGCCACGAGCACGGACCTGGACGCCAGGGCCCCAGTGCAGGAATCAGTGAGCGAG CTCCCCAAAAACCTCCTGGAGCAAGAGAGTCCCCGGCCATCTCCACCTGGGAGCACAGTCTGTGACGGAGTGAGCGATGGGCACGGCAGAGAGGGGCATCTCCTGCGCCCCATCGAGGCCGCTCAGGCGgcagcggggacccccggggcacCCAGCGTGGCCGTGCCATCAGCTGCCCCCCCTGAGTGGGGCCGGGACTGGCTGAGCCGCCAGCAGCACCCGGTGTGCGTGGACAACGGGTGTTTCGGGAACGCCAACCACCTGCACCGCGGCGCACCGGGCTTGGGTCTTGGCAGGTCTCGTACGCCAAGGGATGCAGGCTCTGCTCGCAGCCCCGAGCAGCCCAGGAACGAGCCCGAAGAGGACTTCTACGTCTCCACTGAGTCACCCCCGAGGCTGGAGGAGACTGCTCGCAGCAGGGGGCCGCAGCCCCCAGACTCACTGCAAAAAAAACAGGCTGTGCCCGGCTCCGAGCACGGTGAGCCCCCGGGCAGCTTCGTGGATGTGCGCAGCCCCCTCCTCATACAACAGCAGTTTGATGCGGAGCAGAAGCGGGTTGGGATGCTGCAAGAGcaaggaggagatggag ATACTTGGATGGAAACAACCACCCTGGTCGCTACCCCTACGCCCAGAGACGCTCCCCCATCCTGCGACACCTCCGTGAAGCCTCCTGTACAAGAGAAAAATCTGCCCACAGGAGAGACGGCCAGCAGCACCCCTTCCGTGCTGACGAAGGAGAAA GTGCTCCCGGCCTCGGCAGACCCTCACCTGACTGTTGCAGGAAGCTCTGAAGGCACGTCTGGGAGGACAGCCTCCCGGGTGGGCTCTGCTACGAGCATCTGGGCATCTTGCAGCAACGTGGAGAGGGATGTGGAGCTCAGCAAGCCGGGCGTCCTCCTCTCCATGGCTGGGGAGAGCCCAGAGGCAGCTGGCAGATGCCCGAGCTCTCAGGGGCCCAGCGGCCCCTATTCCAGGGCGTCCAATAGCCTCACCTTCAGCAGCGACCCGCTCTTGGTGAGCACAGATAGCTCGAGCTCTGGAGAAGCGCTCTCCAGAGTCTCCTTGGGATGCCCGGCTCCAGCGGCTTGTGAAGACcctgggggagaggaggcagctggaGGAGCAAGCAGAGACTCCCATCCGCCTCCGAGCTGGGACAGCACCTCCCTGGGCACCCACGAGGTCCACGTGGACcatcaccccagcacccagcttgGGGCAGGCAGCGATCTCCAAGACGGAGCCGGTGCCCTTGGAAACTCTCCAGTTTTTGACTTTAGCAGGGGCCGTGGCACTGCGACCAGCTCGTCTCCGGCCAAAGTCCCCCCAGGGGACAGCAACGGACCGTCCCTGCCATACATCATTCCAGCTGTGGGCATCGCTCTGATTTCAGCTGTCGCGTTTCTGGTGTACGCTCGATTCCAGAAATAG
- the MAVS gene encoding mitochondrial antiviral-signaling protein isoform X2 — protein sequence MGFAEDKVYDYILKNLKNFKNIRVASLADSLSCLTDADRDELHAREEMRGSQATVYRFYQHLKCRQGWVPDLIDALRHNNAGHLADELQHVYDSWQARSPAPAAASIPPAASDARPAVSSIGAQMPSPGPNPAPGAPFAEQPRRDLPISGRPPLLPGAATATSTDLDARAPVQESLPKNLLEQESPRPSPPGSTVCDGVSDGHGREGHLLRPIEAAQAAAGTPGAPSVAVPSAAPPEWGRDWLSRQQHPVCVDNGCFGNANHLHRGAPGLGLGRSRTPRDAGSARSPEQPRNEPEEDFYVSTESPPRLEETARSRGPQPPDSLQKKQAVPGSEHGEPPGSFVDVRSPLLIQQQFDAEQKRVGMLQEQGGDGDTWMETTTLVATPTPRDAPPSCDTSVKPPVQEKNLPTGETASSTPSVLTKEKVLPASADPHLTVAGSSEGTSGRTASRVGSATSIWASCSNVERDVELSKPGVLLSMAGESPEAAGRCPSSQGPSGPYSRASNSLTFSSDPLLVSTDSSSSGEALSRVSLGCPAPAACEDPGGEEAAGGASRDSHPPPSWDSTSLGTHEVHVDHHPSTQLGAGSDLQDGAGALGNSPVFDFSRGRGTATSSSPAKVPPGDSNGPSLPYIIPAVGIALISAVAFLVYARFQK from the exons ATGGGTTTTGCCGAAGACAAAGTCTACGACTACATTTTGAAAAACCTCAAGAATTTCAAGAACATCCGTGTGGCATCGCTGGCCGATTCCCTGAGCTGCCTGACCGATGCCGACAGA GATGAACTTCACGCCCGGGAGGAAATGCGGGGGAGCCAGGCGACCGTCTATAGGTTTTATCAGCACCTGAAGTgccggcagggctgggtgccggATCTCATCGACGCGCTGCGCCACAACAACGCGGGGCACCTGGCCGACGAGCTGCAGCACGTATATGACTCCTGGCAAGCCC GTTCCCCAGCTCCCGctgctgcctccatccctcctgcagccagcGATGCCCGTCCTGCCGTCTCCTCCATCGGTGCCCAGATGCCGTCCCCAGGGCCGAACCCTGCTCCGGGCGCTCCGTTCGCTGAGCAGCCGCGCCGAGACCTGCCCATCAGCGGACGTCCACCTCTCCTGCCCGGTGCTGCCACCGCCACGAGCACGGACCTGGACGCCAGGGCCCCAGTGCAGGAATCA CTCCCCAAAAACCTCCTGGAGCAAGAGAGTCCCCGGCCATCTCCACCTGGGAGCACAGTCTGTGACGGAGTGAGCGATGGGCACGGCAGAGAGGGGCATCTCCTGCGCCCCATCGAGGCCGCTCAGGCGgcagcggggacccccggggcacCCAGCGTGGCCGTGCCATCAGCTGCCCCCCCTGAGTGGGGCCGGGACTGGCTGAGCCGCCAGCAGCACCCGGTGTGCGTGGACAACGGGTGTTTCGGGAACGCCAACCACCTGCACCGCGGCGCACCGGGCTTGGGTCTTGGCAGGTCTCGTACGCCAAGGGATGCAGGCTCTGCTCGCAGCCCCGAGCAGCCCAGGAACGAGCCCGAAGAGGACTTCTACGTCTCCACTGAGTCACCCCCGAGGCTGGAGGAGACTGCTCGCAGCAGGGGGCCGCAGCCCCCAGACTCACTGCAAAAAAAACAGGCTGTGCCCGGCTCCGAGCACGGTGAGCCCCCGGGCAGCTTCGTGGATGTGCGCAGCCCCCTCCTCATACAACAGCAGTTTGATGCGGAGCAGAAGCGGGTTGGGATGCTGCAAGAGcaaggaggagatggag ATACTTGGATGGAAACAACCACCCTGGTCGCTACCCCTACGCCCAGAGACGCTCCCCCATCCTGCGACACCTCCGTGAAGCCTCCTGTACAAGAGAAAAATCTGCCCACAGGAGAGACGGCCAGCAGCACCCCTTCCGTGCTGACGAAGGAGAAA GTGCTCCCGGCCTCGGCAGACCCTCACCTGACTGTTGCAGGAAGCTCTGAAGGCACGTCTGGGAGGACAGCCTCCCGGGTGGGCTCTGCTACGAGCATCTGGGCATCTTGCAGCAACGTGGAGAGGGATGTGGAGCTCAGCAAGCCGGGCGTCCTCCTCTCCATGGCTGGGGAGAGCCCAGAGGCAGCTGGCAGATGCCCGAGCTCTCAGGGGCCCAGCGGCCCCTATTCCAGGGCGTCCAATAGCCTCACCTTCAGCAGCGACCCGCTCTTGGTGAGCACAGATAGCTCGAGCTCTGGAGAAGCGCTCTCCAGAGTCTCCTTGGGATGCCCGGCTCCAGCGGCTTGTGAAGACcctgggggagaggaggcagctggaGGAGCAAGCAGAGACTCCCATCCGCCTCCGAGCTGGGACAGCACCTCCCTGGGCACCCACGAGGTCCACGTGGACcatcaccccagcacccagcttgGGGCAGGCAGCGATCTCCAAGACGGAGCCGGTGCCCTTGGAAACTCTCCAGTTTTTGACTTTAGCAGGGGCCGTGGCACTGCGACCAGCTCGTCTCCGGCCAAAGTCCCCCCAGGGGACAGCAACGGACCGTCCCTGCCATACATCATTCCAGCTGTGGGCATCGCTCTGATTTCAGCTGTCGCGTTTCTGGTGTACGCTCGATTCCAGAAATAG
- the PANK2 gene encoding pantothenate kinase 2, mitochondrial isoform X2: MANKGVFPWFGLDIGGTLVKLVYFEPKDITAEEEEEEVENLKSIRKYLTSNVAYGSTGIRDVHLELKDLTLCGRKGNLHFIRFPTHDMPAFIQMGSEKHFSSLHTTLCATGGGAYKFEQDFRTMGDLQLCKLDELDCLIKGVLYIDSVGFNGHSECYYFENPTDAERCQKLPFNLENPYPLLLVNIGSGVSILAVYSKENYKRVTGTSLGGGTFFGLCCLLTGCSTFEEALEMASHGDSTKVDKLVRDIYGGDYERFGLPGWAVASSFGNMMSKEKRESVSKEDLAKATLITITNNIGSIARMCALNENINRVVFIGNFLRINTISMRLLAYALDYWSKGQLKALFLEHEGYFGAVGALLELLDSA; encoded by the exons ATGGCTAATAAAGGAG tCTTTCCTTGGTTTGGCTTGGATATTGGAGGGACCTTGGTCAAACTTGTTTATTTTGAACCAAAGGACATCAccgctgaagaggaggaggaagaagtggaaaatcTCAAAAGTATCCGCAAATACCTGACATCAAATGTAGCCTATGGATCTACAGGCATTCGGGATGTGCACCTTGAACTAAAGGACCTTACCCTGTGTGGACGTAAAGGCAATCTGCACTTTATACGCTTTCCTACCCATGACATGCCTGCTTTTATTCAAATGGGAAGCGAAAAACACTTCTCAAGCCTCCATACTACCTTATGTGCTACGGGAGGTGGAGCGTACAAATTTGAGCAGGACTTTCGCACA ATGGGTGACCTTCAGCTTTGTAAGCTAGATGAACTCGATTGCCTTATTAAAGGAGTTTTGTACATTGATTCAGTTGGATTCAATGGACATTCAGAGTGCTACTATTTTGAAAACCCGACGGATGCTGAAAGATGTCAGAAGCTCCCATTCAACTTGGAGAATCCGTATCCTCTCCTGTTGGTGAACATTGGCTCAGGGGTCAGCATTTTGGCTGTGTATTCAAAAGAAAACTATAAACGGGTAACGGGGACCAG CCTTGGAGGGGGAACCTTTTTTGGTCTCTGCTGCCTTCTTACCGGTTGCTCCACCTTTGAAGAGGCCCTAGAGATGGCATCCCATGGAGACAGTACCAAAGTGGACAAACTAGTGCGGGACATTTACGGAGGAGACTACGAGCGATTCGGATTGCCAGGCTGGGCTGTAGCATCCAG CTTTGGAAACATGATGAGCAAGGAGAAGCGGGAATCTGTCAGCAAAGAGGACCTCGCAAAGGCTACTTTAATAACCATCACTAATAACATTGGCTCCATAGCACGGATGTGCGCACTTAATGAG AACATAAATCGCGTGGTGTTCATTGGCAATTTCCTTCGGATCAATACAATTTCCATGAGGCTTCTGGCATATGCTTTGGACTACTGGTCGAAGGGACAGTTAAAAGCACTTTTCTTGGAACATGAG GGTTATTTTGGTGCGGTCGGTGCTCTTCTGGAACTCCTGGATTCAGCCTGA
- the PANK2 gene encoding pantothenate kinase 2, mitochondrial isoform X1, giving the protein MEPLRNGGGAEEKPRRRGGADAGPSRRRSSGAAGVDSAAGPQPRERGGSVSRQRRDSVRKNRPLFPWFGLDIGGTLVKLVYFEPKDITAEEEEEEVENLKSIRKYLTSNVAYGSTGIRDVHLELKDLTLCGRKGNLHFIRFPTHDMPAFIQMGSEKHFSSLHTTLCATGGGAYKFEQDFRTMGDLQLCKLDELDCLIKGVLYIDSVGFNGHSECYYFENPTDAERCQKLPFNLENPYPLLLVNIGSGVSILAVYSKENYKRVTGTSLGGGTFFGLCCLLTGCSTFEEALEMASHGDSTKVDKLVRDIYGGDYERFGLPGWAVASSFGNMMSKEKRESVSKEDLAKATLITITNNIGSIARMCALNENINRVVFIGNFLRINTISMRLLAYALDYWSKGQLKALFLEHEGYFGAVGALLELLDSA; this is encoded by the exons ATGGAGCCGCTGCGCAATGGCGGCGGCGCGGAGGAGaagccgcggcggcgggggggggcggacgCCGGACCCTCGCGGCGGCGGAGCAGCGGAGCGGCGGGCGTTgacagcgcggcggggccgcagcCCCGCGAACGGGGCGGCTCCGTCAGCCGCCAGCGCCGGGACTCGGTCCGCAAGAACCGCCCGC tCTTTCCTTGGTTTGGCTTGGATATTGGAGGGACCTTGGTCAAACTTGTTTATTTTGAACCAAAGGACATCAccgctgaagaggaggaggaagaagtggaaaatcTCAAAAGTATCCGCAAATACCTGACATCAAATGTAGCCTATGGATCTACAGGCATTCGGGATGTGCACCTTGAACTAAAGGACCTTACCCTGTGTGGACGTAAAGGCAATCTGCACTTTATACGCTTTCCTACCCATGACATGCCTGCTTTTATTCAAATGGGAAGCGAAAAACACTTCTCAAGCCTCCATACTACCTTATGTGCTACGGGAGGTGGAGCGTACAAATTTGAGCAGGACTTTCGCACA ATGGGTGACCTTCAGCTTTGTAAGCTAGATGAACTCGATTGCCTTATTAAAGGAGTTTTGTACATTGATTCAGTTGGATTCAATGGACATTCAGAGTGCTACTATTTTGAAAACCCGACGGATGCTGAAAGATGTCAGAAGCTCCCATTCAACTTGGAGAATCCGTATCCTCTCCTGTTGGTGAACATTGGCTCAGGGGTCAGCATTTTGGCTGTGTATTCAAAAGAAAACTATAAACGGGTAACGGGGACCAG CCTTGGAGGGGGAACCTTTTTTGGTCTCTGCTGCCTTCTTACCGGTTGCTCCACCTTTGAAGAGGCCCTAGAGATGGCATCCCATGGAGACAGTACCAAAGTGGACAAACTAGTGCGGGACATTTACGGAGGAGACTACGAGCGATTCGGATTGCCAGGCTGGGCTGTAGCATCCAG CTTTGGAAACATGATGAGCAAGGAGAAGCGGGAATCTGTCAGCAAAGAGGACCTCGCAAAGGCTACTTTAATAACCATCACTAATAACATTGGCTCCATAGCACGGATGTGCGCACTTAATGAG AACATAAATCGCGTGGTGTTCATTGGCAATTTCCTTCGGATCAATACAATTTCCATGAGGCTTCTGGCATATGCTTTGGACTACTGGTCGAAGGGACAGTTAAAAGCACTTTTCTTGGAACATGAG GGTTATTTTGGTGCGGTCGGTGCTCTTCTGGAACTCCTGGATTCAGCCTGA
- the PANK2 gene encoding pantothenate kinase 2, mitochondrial isoform X4, translated as MVMAFIQESFLLPPFEGMGFSSSRIRKSCCCPACSCGLTSFFPWFGLDIGGTLVKLVYFEPKDITAEEEEEEVENLKSIRKYLTSNVAYGSTGIRDVHLELKDLTLCGRKGNLHFIRFPTHDMPAFIQMGSEKHFSSLHTTLCATGGGAYKFEQDFRTMGDLQLCKLDELDCLIKGVLYIDSVGFNGHSECYYFENPTDAERCQKLPFNLENPYPLLLVNIGSGVSILAVYSKENYKRVTGTSLGGGTFFGLCCLLTGCSTFEEALEMASHGDSTKVDKLVRDIYGGDYERFGLPGWAVASSFGNMMSKEKRESVSKEDLAKATLITITNNIGSIARMCALNENINRVVFIGNFLRINTISMRLLAYALDYWSKGQLKALFLEHEGYFGAVGALLELLDSA; from the exons ATGGTGATGGCGTTCATCCAAGAgagcttcctccttcctccctttgaAGGCATGGGTTTTTCTAGTTCTCGGATACGGAAGAGCTGTTGCTGCCCCGCATGTTCGTGTGGGCTGACTTCCt tCTTTCCTTGGTTTGGCTTGGATATTGGAGGGACCTTGGTCAAACTTGTTTATTTTGAACCAAAGGACATCAccgctgaagaggaggaggaagaagtggaaaatcTCAAAAGTATCCGCAAATACCTGACATCAAATGTAGCCTATGGATCTACAGGCATTCGGGATGTGCACCTTGAACTAAAGGACCTTACCCTGTGTGGACGTAAAGGCAATCTGCACTTTATACGCTTTCCTACCCATGACATGCCTGCTTTTATTCAAATGGGAAGCGAAAAACACTTCTCAAGCCTCCATACTACCTTATGTGCTACGGGAGGTGGAGCGTACAAATTTGAGCAGGACTTTCGCACA ATGGGTGACCTTCAGCTTTGTAAGCTAGATGAACTCGATTGCCTTATTAAAGGAGTTTTGTACATTGATTCAGTTGGATTCAATGGACATTCAGAGTGCTACTATTTTGAAAACCCGACGGATGCTGAAAGATGTCAGAAGCTCCCATTCAACTTGGAGAATCCGTATCCTCTCCTGTTGGTGAACATTGGCTCAGGGGTCAGCATTTTGGCTGTGTATTCAAAAGAAAACTATAAACGGGTAACGGGGACCAG CCTTGGAGGGGGAACCTTTTTTGGTCTCTGCTGCCTTCTTACCGGTTGCTCCACCTTTGAAGAGGCCCTAGAGATGGCATCCCATGGAGACAGTACCAAAGTGGACAAACTAGTGCGGGACATTTACGGAGGAGACTACGAGCGATTCGGATTGCCAGGCTGGGCTGTAGCATCCAG CTTTGGAAACATGATGAGCAAGGAGAAGCGGGAATCTGTCAGCAAAGAGGACCTCGCAAAGGCTACTTTAATAACCATCACTAATAACATTGGCTCCATAGCACGGATGTGCGCACTTAATGAG AACATAAATCGCGTGGTGTTCATTGGCAATTTCCTTCGGATCAATACAATTTCCATGAGGCTTCTGGCATATGCTTTGGACTACTGGTCGAAGGGACAGTTAAAAGCACTTTTCTTGGAACATGAG GGTTATTTTGGTGCGGTCGGTGCTCTTCTGGAACTCCTGGATTCAGCCTGA
- the PANK2 gene encoding pantothenate kinase 2, mitochondrial isoform X3 yields MGDLQLCKLDELDCLIKGVLYIDSVGFNGHSECYYFENPTDAERCQKLPFNLENPYPLLLVNIGSGVSILAVYSKENYKRVTGTSLGGGTFFGLCCLLTGCSTFEEALEMASHGDSTKVDKLVRDIYGGDYERFGLPGWAVASSFGNMMSKEKRESVSKEDLAKATLITITNNIGSIARMCALNENINRVVFIGNFLRINTISMRLLAYALDYWSKGQLKALFLEHEGYFGAVGALLELLDSA; encoded by the exons ATGGGTGACCTTCAGCTTTGTAAGCTAGATGAACTCGATTGCCTTATTAAAGGAGTTTTGTACATTGATTCAGTTGGATTCAATGGACATTCAGAGTGCTACTATTTTGAAAACCCGACGGATGCTGAAAGATGTCAGAAGCTCCCATTCAACTTGGAGAATCCGTATCCTCTCCTGTTGGTGAACATTGGCTCAGGGGTCAGCATTTTGGCTGTGTATTCAAAAGAAAACTATAAACGGGTAACGGGGACCAG CCTTGGAGGGGGAACCTTTTTTGGTCTCTGCTGCCTTCTTACCGGTTGCTCCACCTTTGAAGAGGCCCTAGAGATGGCATCCCATGGAGACAGTACCAAAGTGGACAAACTAGTGCGGGACATTTACGGAGGAGACTACGAGCGATTCGGATTGCCAGGCTGGGCTGTAGCATCCAG CTTTGGAAACATGATGAGCAAGGAGAAGCGGGAATCTGTCAGCAAAGAGGACCTCGCAAAGGCTACTTTAATAACCATCACTAATAACATTGGCTCCATAGCACGGATGTGCGCACTTAATGAG AACATAAATCGCGTGGTGTTCATTGGCAATTTCCTTCGGATCAATACAATTTCCATGAGGCTTCTGGCATATGCTTTGGACTACTGGTCGAAGGGACAGTTAAAAGCACTTTTCTTGGAACATGAG GGTTATTTTGGTGCGGTCGGTGCTCTTCTGGAACTCCTGGATTCAGCCTGA